A region of the Massilia sp. erpn genome:
GATCACCGAAGACGGCTTCACCTTCCGCGTCGACATGGCGCTGCGCCCGAACGGCGGCTCCGGCCCGCTGGCGGCCAGCCTCGGCATGGTCGAGCAATACCTGATCGTCCAGGGCCGCGAGTGGGAGCGCTATGCCTGGCTGAAAGCGCGCGCCGTCACCGGCCGCGCCGCCGACATCGAGGCGCTGGACGCCATCGTGCGCCCCTTCTGCTTCCGCCGCTACCTGGACTTCGGCGTGATCGACGCCATCCGCAGCATGCACGCCCAGATCCGCGCCGAGGTCAACCGCCAGGAGCGCCTGCACCCCGACCGTAGCCATAACGTCAAGCTGGGCCGCGGCGGCATCCGCGAAATCGAATTCCTGACCCAGGTGTTCCAGCTCATCCGTGGCGGGCGCGATCCCAGCCTGCGCGCGCGCTCGACCCGCGCCACCCTGCGCCTGCTGCCCGACAAAGGCTTGCTGGACGGCGCCATCGTCGAGCAACTGCTGGCTTCCTACACCTTCCTGCGCAATCTGGAACACCGCCTGCAATACCTGGAAGATGCCCAGACCCACACCCTGCCGCCCAATCCGGCCGACCGCCTGCAGGTGGCGCAGTGGATGGGCCTGGCCGACGAGGCGGCCCTGCTGGCGGCGCTGGACGGCCACCGCCGCTTCGTCGCCGAACAGTTCGACGCCATCTTCGCCGACAAGAGCGGCGGCACGTCCGAGCAGCATATCGACCCCGACACCAGCGACGCCTGCGCCGACCCCGACAACCGCGAAGCCATCGAGGCGCGCTTCGCCGCCCTGGCCTACGACGACCCGGCGGCGGCGGCCCAGCGCCTGATCGCCACCTGGCAGGCGCCGCGCCTGCAAAGCCTGCCCGAGGCGAGCCGCCAGCGCCTGGTGGCCCTGGTCAACGCCGCCCTGCCCCTGATCGCCCGCACCGCCCAGGAATCGAGCCTGGGCAGCCAGCTCGCCACGCTGGGCCGCCTGCTCGACTTCCTGGAAGCGATCGCGCGCCGCTCGGCCTATCTGTCGCTGCTGACCGAGTATCCGCACACGCTGGAACGGGTGATCCGCATGATGCACGCGAGCGGCTGGGCGGCCACCTTCCTCAACCAGCACCCGATCCTGCTCGACGAGCTGCTCGACGACCGCGTGCGCAGCACCGCCTTCGATCCCGCCGCCGTGGCCGCCGAACTGGACGCGCAACTGGCCATCGATCCCGACGATACCGAGCGCCAGCTCGACATCCTGCGCGAACTGCACCACGCCCAGCTGTTCCGCCTGCTGGCCCTGGACCTGGCCGGCGACCTGACGGTCGAGCGCCTGGCCGACCACCTGTCGGCGCTGGCCGACGTCATCGTCGCCGCCGTGGTGAAGGCGGCCTGGCAGACCGTGGCCAAGCGCCACCGCGAGGTGCCGCGCTTTGCCGTCATCGCGTATGGCAAGCTGGGCGGCAAGGAGCTGGGCTATGTCTCCGACCTCGACGTGATCTTCCTGTTCGACGACGAGGACCAGGATGCGCCCGCCCTGTACGCCAAGCTGGCGCAGCGCTTCATCACCTGGATGACCTCGCATACCTCGGCCGGCATCCTGTTCGATATCGACACCGCGCTGCGGCCCGATGGCGCCAGCGGCATGCTGGTCTCGAGCGTGCAGGCGTTTGAACGCTACCAGCAGGCGTCGGCCTGGGTGTGGGAACACCAGGCGCTGACGCGCGCCCGCTTCTGCGCCGGCGACGCCGCCATCGGTGCGCGCTTCGAACAGATCCGCTGCCAGGTGCTGCGCCAGACGCGGCCGGACGACGCGGCCCTCAAGCGCGAAGTGCTGGCCATGCGCCGCCGCATGGCCGAAGCCTACCCCAGCCGCGGCGACCTGTTCGACTTGAAGCAGGACGCCGGCGGCATGATCGATATCGAATTCATCGTGCAATACCTGGTGCTGCGCCACGCCGCCGCTTACGCCGAGCTGACCGGCAATGTCGGCAATATCGCCCTGCTTAAGCTGTGCGCCGGCCTGGGCTTGATCGATGCGGCCCTGGCGGGGGCTGTGGCCGACGCTTACCGCGCCCTGCGCAAGCTGCAGCACCAGTTGCGCCTGCAGGGCCAGGAACAGTCGCGCGTCGATCCGGCGCGCGTGGCGTTGCATATTGAACCCGTAAAACGTTTATGGGAGGAAATATTTGCTGATGCGGAAGAGTAATTGGCTTATATTGTCTGTGTAGCGCCCAATAACCATGGAGGCACAGCGCTGCCGCGCTGTCGTCCGCACACAGGAGACCGCAATGAAAGCCATACTGGGTGGCATCGCCATATCCCTGGGCATCCTCGCCCTGCCCGCCACGGCCGCCGACAAAG
Encoded here:
- the glnE gene encoding bifunctional [glutamate--ammonia ligase]-adenylyl-L-tyrosine phosphorylase/[glutamate--ammonia-ligase] adenylyltransferase — translated: MSLPSPATASRFYQRWLSADPGRPAQVDALSQLSLAGLDLGAALRAQQDNGDAPPLALGRGMRRLRNLLVATLLRRDLEGRADLAEVVATMTALADFAIQRHLAEIDAELRAAHGVPTGHESGEEQQLMVLAMGKQGGGELNVSSDIDLIFVYPEDGDTVATAPGQRSLSNHEYFLRLGKRLIAALAEITEDGFTFRVDMALRPNGGSGPLAASLGMVEQYLIVQGREWERYAWLKARAVTGRAADIEALDAIVRPFCFRRYLDFGVIDAIRSMHAQIRAEVNRQERLHPDRSHNVKLGRGGIREIEFLTQVFQLIRGGRDPSLRARSTRATLRLLPDKGLLDGAIVEQLLASYTFLRNLEHRLQYLEDAQTHTLPPNPADRLQVAQWMGLADEAALLAALDGHRRFVAEQFDAIFADKSGGTSEQHIDPDTSDACADPDNREAIEARFAALAYDDPAAAAQRLIATWQAPRLQSLPEASRQRLVALVNAALPLIARTAQESSLGSQLATLGRLLDFLEAIARRSAYLSLLTEYPHTLERVIRMMHASGWAATFLNQHPILLDELLDDRVRSTAFDPAAVAAELDAQLAIDPDDTERQLDILRELHHAQLFRLLALDLAGDLTVERLADHLSALADVIVAAVVKAAWQTVAKRHREVPRFAVIAYGKLGGKELGYVSDLDVIFLFDDEDQDAPALYAKLAQRFITWMTSHTSAGILFDIDTALRPDGASGMLVSSVQAFERYQQASAWVWEHQALTRARFCAGDAAIGARFEQIRCQVLRQTRPDDAALKREVLAMRRRMAEAYPSRGDLFDLKQDAGGMIDIEFIVQYLVLRHAAAYAELTGNVGNIALLKLCAGLGLIDAALAGAVADAYRALRKLQHQLRLQGQEQSRVDPARVALHIEPVKRLWEEIFADAEE